The nucleotide sequence ACTATCAAGACTTATTGGCTAGGATAGATAATATCCTGAATCCCGAAAAGTAGATTCATTTTAATTTAAGAATAAAAGCAGGCCTTGATGGTCTGCTTTTTTTTGAGTTCGCTTTCGCGAAAGCGAAAACCCTTCAAGCCACTTTTCAATAAAAATATTAGGTTTTCATATCCAGCATCGTGCTACATAAAATTGGAAAAACTTAGAAAACATTGTGGTGGGTTTTACATTTAATAACCGAGCGCACCATTCAAAATTTGCTGAGACGTATTACCAAGGCAGCTGTAAATGCGCTACTTCTTTATCATAAAAATCTTCCAGATCCTTAATGGTACTAGCTGGCAAGGAAATGCGCGTGCTTTCTACATTTCTTCTTAATTGTTCCACACTAGTAGTTCCCGGAATCACGGTAGAAACGGCGTCGTAGGATCTGCAAAAAGCCAACGCCGACTCCAACAGCGAATGTTCATCGCCAACAATGGATTGGATCTTTTCTACCAAAAGAGCTCTGGTCTCGATATCTTTTGGGGACCATCTACTTCTGATGCCATCAAAGTGACTATGGGCGCTGTATTTCCCGGTGAGCCATCCAGAATCCAGTGGTATTTTGGCAATGATGCCTATGTTTTGTTTTTGGGCTTGATCAAAACCTTTTGCTGTATCTTGATGGAGCATATTGAAAAACACCTCGATCACTTTGGCATTGGTAGTATCCATCAAGGTTTTCATGTCCTCATAAGTGTCCAGAGAAGCGCCGTAGCCTTTTATTTTACCTTCTATAACTAATTGCTCCAGTATATCGTAATGATCGTTCTTAAAACCATCCAAATAGGAAGCTGGTGGGCTGTGGATGATCAAAGAATCTACATAATCCGTTTGCAATCTTTTTAAACTAGCTTCTAAGGAGGTTCTTATGTTCGCTGCATCAAAGTTGATTTGACCTTCCTTGGAATGGCCGAATTTGGTATTGATCACAATGTCACTGCGATTGACATTCTTTAGTGATTTGCCTAAGCGTTCCTCACTCGTTCCGTGCCCATAATTTGGCGCTGTGTCAAAAAAGTTGACTCCCAAATCCGTAGCTTCTTGAACCAAACGTATCGCATCTCGTTCGCTCATGTTTTTCCAACCAGATTGTGCTCCTAATTGCCAGGCTCCTAAACCAATTTCTGAAACTGGAACAGCACCAGCGATGTATTTTTTGTATTTCATTTTAGGAAATCATAGGAAATGGTTGACGTAAAGTTTTTTTGCTTTTTCTGCCTATAGGGCAAAGCAAGCGCAAAAGCAGATGAGTAATATTTTCCCTATAATCTATTCTCGATAATACTATCTACCACTTCTGGGTTCAATAGTGTTGAGATATCGCCCAGATCCTTTAGATCGCCTGCCGCTACCTTGCGCAGTATGCGGCGCATGATTTTACCAGATCGGGTTTTGGGTAGGCCAGTGGTGAATTGGATCTTCTCCAATTTTGCAATAGGTCCAATGCGCTCTGCAATCAATTGGTTGATTTCATTGCGCAGGTTGGTCGTGTCACGAGTTTCTCCAGCTTCTTTAAGAATGACAAAACCGTAAAGTGAGTTCCCTTTCACATCGTGCGGATATCCTACGATCGCACTTTCAGCGACGGCTGGATGCTCATTGATGGCATCTTCAATAGGTGCAGTTCCCAAATTATGACCAGACACAATAATAACGTCATCTACGCGTCCAGTAATTCTATAGTAACCAGTGGCATCGCGCAAGGCACCATCGCCAGTAAAATAATACCCAGGAAACGTGTCAAAATAGGTCGCTCGATAGCGCTCATGATTGCCCCATATGCTACGTGCGATTCCTGGCCATGGAAATTTAATGGTCAATCGACCATGGACTTGATTTCCTTTGATCTCTTTACCATATTCATCCATTAAGGTAGTCTGTATTCCAGGTAACGGTAAGGTCGCAAATGTAGGAACCGTAGGCGTTGCATAAGGAATAGGACTGATCATAATACCGCCGTTTTCTGTTTGGAACCAGGTATCCACGACAGGACAATTTTTGTGACCTATATTTTCATTATACCAGTGCCAAGCCTCTTCATTAATAGGCTCGCCTACGGTGCCTAGCACCTTGAGCGAACTCAAATCATTTTGTTGGGTGTAGCTTAGTTTTTCTTTGGCCAGTGCTCGTATAGCCGTTGGCGCCGTATAAAACTGATTGACTTTATGCTTTTCAACGACTTGCCAGAATCTACTATGGTCTGGATAGCTGGGAATTCCTTCAAAGAGTACGCTGGTCGCACCGTTTGCAAGTGGTCCATAAACAATATAACTATGGCCGGTAATCCAACCAATGTCTGCGCTACACCAATACACATCATGCTCTCTATACTGAAAGACATTTTTGAAAGTATAGGCGGCATAAATCATATAACCTGCCGTGGTGTGTAACATACCTTTAGGTTGACCTGTAGAACCGGAAGTGTATAGAATAAATAATGGGTCTTCAGCTTCCATTACCACGGGATCAAATTGGTCAGAAGCCTTTTCCAGCAGCGGTTCCAACCATTGATCACGACCGTCCTGCATGTGGATATCAGATTTGATGCGCTTCACCACAAGTACGGATTCAATCGTAGGTGTGTCCTTGAGCGCCTCGTCCACAATTCCTTTTAGGTCGATGGTTTTGGCGCCGCGATAGGAGCCGTCGCTCGTAATG is from Nonlabens sp. YIK11 and encodes:
- a CDS encoding aldo/keto reductase codes for the protein MKYKKYIAGAVPVSEIGLGAWQLGAQSGWKNMSERDAIRLVQEATDLGVNFFDTAPNYGHGTSEERLGKSLKNVNRSDIVINTKFGHSKEGQINFDAANIRTSLEASLKRLQTDYVDSLIIHSPPASYLDGFKNDHYDILEQLVIEGKIKGYGASLDTYEDMKTLMDTTNAKVIEVFFNMLHQDTAKGFDQAQKQNIGIIAKIPLDSGWLTGKYSAHSHFDGIRSRWSPKDIETRALLVEKIQSIVGDEHSLLESALAFCRSYDAVSTVIPGTTSVEQLRRNVESTRISLPASTIKDLEDFYDKEVAHLQLPW
- the acs gene encoding acetate--CoA ligase; the protein is MSNYHIKGLEEYFQVYRKSVHHPEQFWEEIAEENFVWRKRWDKVLEWDFTKPEVKWFQGAQLNITENCLDRHLYTRGDQTAIIFEPNDPNEPAEHITYKNLHERVCKFANVLKDQGIKRGDRVCIYLPMIPQLAVAMLACARIGAIHSIVFAGFSSTALRSRINDAGCKLLITSDGSYRGAKTIDLKGIVDEALKDTPTIESVLVVKRIKSDIHMQDGRDQWLEPLLEKASDQFDPVVMEAEDPLFILYTSGSTGQPKGMLHTTAGYMIYAAYTFKNVFQYREHDVYWCSADIGWITGHSYIVYGPLANGATSVLFEGIPSYPDHSRFWQVVEKHKVNQFYTAPTAIRALAKEKLSYTQQNDLSSLKVLGTVGEPINEEAWHWYNENIGHKNCPVVDTWFQTENGGIMISPIPYATPTVPTFATLPLPGIQTTLMDEYGKEIKGNQVHGRLTIKFPWPGIARSIWGNHERYRATYFDTFPGYYFTGDGALRDATGYYRITGRVDDVIIVSGHNLGTAPIEDAINEHPAVAESAIVGYPHDVKGNSLYGFVILKEAGETRDTTNLRNEINQLIAERIGPIAKLEKIQFTTGLPKTRSGKIMRRILRKVAAGDLKDLGDISTLLNPEVVDSIIENRL